The DNA window TCCCAGGCCACCATCCGGCCGGCTCGCTCGTAGTGCCGGGCCAGCTCCGCGTCGATCCGCTCGGCCCGGGCCTCGGTGAGCACCACGGCGGGGTCCTGCCAGGACCGCGCGGTGAGCATCCGGTGGCGCAGGCCGGCCGGGGGATGGGTGGCGAACAGCGACATGCCCTCCCGGACGGAGAGCTGGCGCACCAGCGGCAGCCGGCCGACCGCCGCGGCCAGCGAGCGCGCCGTCCCGGCCCGCCAGCGCGAACCCACCGCGGTCGCGTACGCGTTGCGGTCGCTGTCGACCCCCAGCACGTGCGGCACCGGCGCGCCGATCCGGTTCGCCGCCTCCTCGACCAGGGCGTGCAGCTCGGGCGCCTCGGCGCGGGTGAGCACGTCCACGTCCGGCGGGACGCGGCCGAAGCGCGGGCGCAACGCCAGCGCCAGCGCGATGAGCGCCAACCCCAGGACGACCGCGAAGTTCGGGAACGGGTACGCGAACAGCAGCCACACCCCGGTCACCGCGAGGGCCAGCACCCCGAGCAGAAGCAGGACGGAGATGCCCACGGTCAGCGCGCCGGCCACACTCCACCCGGTGGACTCCAGCGGCCGGCCCACCAGATCCGCGTACTGCTGGCGGGTCAGCCGGGCGGCCAGCCGGTGGGTCCGCCGGTCGATCCAGGACCAACGCAGCTCGGGCGCCTGGGGGAGGGGCCGGTCAGCGGGGGCAGGGCAGCCGCTCCAGCGGGGCGGGGGCGCCGCCCGGGCGCACCGACTGGGCGAAACAGGCGCTGGACTCGGCCCGCTGCCAGCCGAACACCGACGCGGCGGTCTTCGCCACGCGTACCCGGAAGACCAGCCGGACCTCGGCGACACCCGCCGCCGCCGAGAGGACCTCGACGCCGTCCACGGTGTCGGCGGCGAACCGCAGGTCGGCCTCCCGCGCTGCCGGCTCGGCCAGCAGGAGGGACCGGGTGCGTTGGGCGGTGGCCGTCACCTCCCGGTCGGCCCGGCGTTCCAGCCGGTGCTGGGACCGGTCGCGCAGCAGCGGAACCCCCAGCGTCAGGCCGACCGCCACGAGCACCGCCAGCGCCGTGCCGGCCAGCAGCCCGCGTCGCCGGCGTGCCGACCGTCCTCCCCCGAAGCGCACCCCGGGATTGTGCGCCCTCGACCCGGCAGCCGGCTGCCCCGTCTTTCGCCGTTACGGCCCGGAACCGCGCTGACCAGGTCTACTGTGGAGGACATCGGGGACTATTTCCGGCGTTCCGGTGGCGGCCGGGCGGTTCGCGGTGCACAGTGATCGCATGAGCGACGACGGACGTGGTGGCGGGCACTACTACTGGTGCACCCGCCACCACCGGGTCGAGACCGATGCCGACGTGTGTCCCGCGAAGCACGTTCTCGGACCGTACGCCTCAGCCGCCGACGCGGAGAACGCCCTGCAGCAGGTGCGGGAGCGCAACGACGCGTGGGAGGCCGAGGACGCCCGTTGGGCCGGGGAGGACAGGTAGACGGCGCGGGACGGCCCGCGTCGAGGTGATCCGTGCTCCGCGAGGGCGAGAGCACGTCCCCAGGAAAGGGAACCGAGATGGCCGAAGCACAGCAGGCCACCCGCCCGGCCGCGAAACGGACGACCGCGAAGAGGACCACCGCGGGCAGGACGACGGCCACCAAGGCGTCCCCGAACGCCTCCGGCGCCGGCGCCGGCCGGGTGCCGGCGAAGAAGGCCGCCGCGAAGAAGGCGACCGCCAGGAAGGCCGTGTCGGCGGCCCGGAAGGCGCCCGCGAATAAGGCGCCGGCCACGAAGACCACCGCCAAGAAGGCGCCCGCCAAGAAGACCACCGCGAAGAAGACCACCACCGCGCAGAAGGCGGCCGCCAAGAAGACGACGGCGGCGGAGAAGACCACCGCGGCGAGGAAGACGACGACCGCCGCGAAGCGGACGACCGCGAAGAAGGCCCCCGCCAAGAAGACCACGGCCGCCAAGAAGGCCCCGGCCGCGAAGAAGACCACCGCCGCGAAGAAGACCACCGCCGCGAAGAAGACCACCGCCGCGAAGAAGACCACCGCCGCGAAGAAGGCCCCCGCCAAGAAGACCACCGCCTCGACGCGCCCCGCGGCGAAGCGGACGACGGCGGCGAAGAAGGCGCCCGCCAAGAAGGCCACCGCGAAGAAGACCACCGCGGCGAAGAAGGCCCCGGCCAAGAAGACCACGGCCGCCAAGAAGACCACCGCGCGCAAGGCGCCGGCACGCAAGGCCACCGCCTGACGGCGTTCGCCCGCCGCTGACCGGCGCGTGCCGGTGAGCGGATCACGCGGGGCGCTGTCAGGATTGACCCCGTGGTGATCCGACGCGTACTGGCGCCCCGCATCGACTTCGGCGCGCTGCGCCGCGAGCTGGGACTTCCCGAAGACTTCCCGCCCGCGGCGCAGCGCGAGGCCGACGCGGCCGCCGCCGCGCCGCTGCCGGCCGTCGCCGACCGGACCGACATCCCGTTCGTCACCGTCGACCCGGCGACCTCGCGCGACCTCGACCAGGCCATGCACCTCGCCCGCCGTCCCGGTGGCGGTTTCCGCATCCGGTACGCGATCGCCGACGTGTTCACCCACGTCCGGGCCGGTGGGGCGCTCGAGGCGGAGACCTGGCGCCGGGGGCAGACCGTCTACCTGCCCGACGGGAACGTGCCGCTGCACCCGCACACGCTGAGCGAGGGGGCGGCCAGCCTGCTGCCCGACGCCGACCGGGCGGCGGTGCTGTGGACCATCGACCTCGACGCCGACGGCGGCACGGTGGCCGTCACCCTCGAGCGGGCCCGGGTGCGCAGCCGGGCCAAGCTCGACTACCCCGGGGTGCAGCGCGACGCCGACGCCGGCCGGCTGCCCGAGCCGATCGCCCTGCTGCCCGAGATCGGCGCCCTGCTCACCGCGCGCGGGCTGCGCCGGGGCGCGATCAACCTGCCGCTGCCCGAGCAGGACGTCGAGCCGGACGGCGACGGCTGGCGGCTGGTGCTGCGCGGGCCCGGCCCCATGGAGGAGCACAACGCCCAGATCTCCCTGCTGACCGGGATGGCCGCCGCCGACATCATGCTGGCCGGCCGGATCGGCCTGCTGCGCACGATGCCGCCGCCCCGGCCCGACGCGGTCGACCGGCTGCGGCTGGCCGCCGGGCCGCTCGGTGTGCCCTGGCCGGCCGGCGCCACGGTGGGCGAGGTGCTCGCCGCGCTGGACGCCTCGCAGCCCCGGGCGGCGGCCTTCGTCGACCAGGCCGCCGAGCTGATGCGCGGCGCCGCCTACACGGCGTTCGACGGGGAGCTGCCCGAGCAGCCGGAGCACGGCGGGGTGGCCGCCGCGTACGCCCACGTGACGGCGCCGCTGCGCCGGCTCGCCGACCGGTACGCCACCGAGGTCTGCCTGGCCCTGCACGAGGGCCGGGAGGTCCCCGAGCACGTGCGCACCGCGCTGCCGAAGCTGCCCGAGGTGATGGCCACCACCGACCGGACCGCGTCCGCGGCCACCCGGGGCGCCGTCGAGCTGGCCGAGGCGGTGCTGCTGGCGCACCGCGTGGGCGAGACCTTCGAGGCGGCGGTGGTGGACGTCGACGAGCCACGCCCGGCGGGCAACGGCCGGCCGGGGCGCCCGCCCGGTGGCACGGTCGCGCTGGACGAGCCGCCGGTGCGCGCCCGCTGCACCGGCGACCTGCCGCTCGGCGAGCGGGTCCGGGTCCGCCTGACCGTCGCCGACCCGGCCGAGCGCAAGGTCGCCTTCGAGACGGCGTGAGGCGGCGGAGCGCGGGGATTCTCACAGCGCCCGGCCGCGCCGCCGTGCGGTGACCTTTGCGAGGATGACCCGTATGGCTTACGACGCGACCACCCTGCCCGACGTCTCCGGGCTGACCGTCGGCATCATCGGTGGCACCGGCGACCAGGGGCGGGGTCTCGCCTACCGGTTCGCCCGGGCCGGGCAGACCGTGCTGATCGGCTCCCGCGCCGCCGACCGGGCCGCCCAGGCCGCCGCCGAGATCGCCGCCCTGCCCGGCGTGCCGGCCGGCGCCACCGTCGCGGGCGCGGACAACGACGAGGTCGCCCGCCGCAGCGACGTGGTCATCATCGCGGTGCCGTGGGACGGGCACGCCGCCGTCGTCGGTGCGCTGGCCGGCCCGCTCGCCGGCAAGATCGTCATCGACTGCGTCAACCCGCTCGGCTTCGACAAGCAGGGCCCGTACGCGCTGACCGTCGCCGAGGGCAGCGCCGTGCAGCAGGCCGCCGGGCTGCTGCCCGACTCCCGGGTCTGCGCCGCCTTCAACCACGTCAGCGCGCCGCTGCTGGCCGACCCGGAGGTCGACCGGATCGACCTCGACGTGCTGATCTGCACCGAGGACCGGGAGCTGGTCGGCGTGGTCGCCGCGCTCGCCGCCCGGATCCCCGGGATGCGGGGCATCTACGCCGGCCGGCTGCGGAACGCCCACCAGATCGAGGCGTTCACCGCCAACCTGATCGCGATCAACAAGCGCTACAAGGCGCACGCCGGCATCCGCGTCACCGACCTGTGACGTCGTACCCGTGCGGCACCATCGCCGCATGGAATGGCAACTGGTGATCGACTGTCGGGAGCCGTCACGGCTCGTCGCGTTCTGGGCGCAGGCGCTGCGCTACCGGCCGCAGCCGCCGCCCGACGGGCATCCGACCTGGCGGGACTGGTACCTGTCGGTCGGCATCCCGCCCGAGGAACTCGGTGACGGCGACTGCCTCGACCGGCTGGAGGACCCGACCGGCGCCGGCCCGCTGATCTGGTTCCAGCCGGTCCCCGAGCCGAAGGCGGTCAAGAACCGCCTGCACATCGACCTGAAGGTCGGTGGCGGGCGTGCGGTGCCGCTGGCCGAGCGGCGCTCCCGGGTGGACGCCGAGGTGACCCGGCTGACCGCCCTGGGCGCCCGGGTGCTGGGCTCGATGGACGACCCCGACGACGGCTACTACTCGTTCCAGCTCGCCGACCCCGAGGGCAACGAGTTCTGCGTGGTCTGACCGGCCGGGCGGCGCGGCCCGGGAGCCGCGCCGCTCGGCGTGCGGTCAGAAGGTGTGCTCGGCGGCCGGGAACTGGCCGCCGCGCACCTCGTCGGCGTAGCGGCGGGTGGCGTCGGTCAGCGCGCCGGCCAGGTCGGCGTAGCGCTTCACGAAGCGCGGGGCCTTGCCGGTGCGCAACCCGGCCATGTCCTGCCAGACCAGCACCTGCCCGTCGGTGTCCGGGCCGGCGCCGATCCCCACCGTCGGGATGCGCAGCTCGGCGGTGATCCGCTTCGCCACCTCGCCGGGCACCATCTCCAGCACCACCGCGAAGGCGCCCGCCTCGGCCACCGCGCGGGCGTCGGCGATGACCTCCTCGGCGCTGTCGCCCCGGCCCTGCACCCGGTAGCCGCCCAGGGTGTGCTCACTCTGCGGGGTGAAGCCGATGTGCGCCATCACGGGGATGCCCGCACCGACGATCGCCTCGATCTGGGCGGCGCAGCGCCGGCCGCCCTCCAGCTTCACCGCGTGGCAGCCGCCCTCCTTCATGAACCGCACCGCGGTCCGCAGCGCCTGCGTCGGCCCCTCCTCGTAGGAGCCGAACGGCAGGTCACCGACGATCAGCGACTGCCGGGTCGCCCGCACCACCGCGCGGACCAGGGGGAGCAGCTCCTCGGCGGTCACCGGCAGGGTGGTCTCGTAGCCGAAGACGTTGTTCGCCGCCGAGTCGCCGACCAGCAGCACCGGGATCCCCGCCTGGTCGAAGATCGAGGCGGTGTACTGGTCGTACGAGGTGAGCATCGCCCAGCGCTCGCCGCGCTCCTTGGCGGCGATCAGGTCGCGGGTGCGGACCCGCCGGGTGGCCGGCCCGCCGTAGAGGACGGTCACCTCGGTCGGGGTGGACTCCACCATGACTCTCTCTCCTTCCTCGAGGCCGCGTTCGCGGTCCCCGGGTTCCGCCGCGATCGTCGCACCGGGGCACCGGCCGGGGGCAGGGCGGAGTGGAGGAAGTCACTCCCGGCGGCGGGGTGCCGGGCGCGGGTCAGCCGTCCTCGCGCCAGCGGTTGGTGACCGGCAGCCGCCGGTCCCGGCCGAACGCCTTCATGGAGATCTTGGTGCCGGGGGCCGACTGCCGGCGCTTGTACTCGGCGGTATCCACCATCCGCAGCACCCGGTCGACGACCGCCGGGTCGTGGCCGGACGCGACCAGGCCCTCCCGCCCCAGGTCGCCGTCGACGTAGCCGATCAGGATCGGGTCGAGCACGTCGTACTCCGGCAGGCTGTCGCTGTCGAGCTGGCCCGGGCTCAGCTCGGCCGACGGCGGCTTGCCGATCGAGTTCTCCGGGATCGGCGGCGTCTCGCCGCGCCGCTCCGCGTCGGCGTTGCGCCACTTGGCCAGCCGCCAGATCAGCGTCTTCCAGACGTCCTTGACCGGGTTGTAGCCGCCCACCGAGTCGCCGTACAGGGTGGAGTAGCCCACCGCCAGCTCGCTCTTGTTGCCGGTGGTGAGGACCAGGTGGCCCTCCTGGTTCGACAGCGCCATGAGGATCACGCCGCGGACCCGCGCCTGGAGGTTCTCCACGGCCACGCCGGAGAGCGACAGGTTGGCCAGGAAGGCGTCCACCATGGGCTGGATCGGCTCGATCCGGAAGTCGAGGCCGGTGCGCTTGGCCAGTTCCTCGGCGTCGGCGCGGGAGTGCTCCGAGGAGTGCTGGCTGGGCAGCGACACCCCGACCACCCGCTTCGCGCCGAGCGCGTCGACGGCCAGCGCCGCCACCACCGCCGAGTCGATGCCGCCGGACAGGCCGAGCACCACCGACGGGAACCGGTTCTTGTTGACGTAGTCGCGCAGGCCCAGCACCAGCGCCTGCCAGACCTCCGCCTCGTCGGCGACCGGCGCGATGATCCCGCCGACCGCGACCCCGTCCCCGTGCCCCCGCGGGAGGGTGTCGCTGACCTTGGTGCGGACGATCCGCATGTCGTCGGCGACCTCCTCGTCGCCGACCGGCTCCCTGGCCGCCGGCAGCTCCACGTCGTGCACCAGCAGGTGCTCGACGAACTGGGGCGCCCGGGCGAGCAGCGTGCCGTTCGCGTCGACGATCATCGAGTCGCCGTCGTAGACCAGCTCGTCCTGGCCGCCGACCATGTTCACGTACGCGACGGTGGCGCCCGCCTCGGCCGCCCGCCGGCGGACCAGCGGCAGCCGGATGTCGTCCTTGTTCAGCTCGTAGGGCGAGCCGTTGATGTTGAGCACCAGCCCGACGCCCGCCTGCCGGGCCACCGCGAACGGGCCGCCCGCCTGCCACAGGTCCTCGCAGATGGTGAGCGCGACGTCCACCCCGCCGATCCGGACCACGGTGAGCGCGTCACCCGGGACGAAGTAGCGGTCCTCGTCGAACACGCCGTAGTTGGGCAGGTGGTGCTTGAAGTAGACGGCCGCCACCGCCCCGCGGTGCAGCAGCGCCGCCGCGTTGCGGGCCCCCCTGCCCGGCTCGGCGTCGGCGCTGACCTGCGGCGGGCCGTCCGCGTCCAAGTAGCCGACCAGGACCGGCAGGTCACCGAGGCCGTCGGCGGCCAGGTCGGCGGCGAGCCGGTGCAGCGCGGCCCGGGAGGCGGCGACGAACGACCGGCGGAAGACCAGGTCCTCGACCGGGTAGCCGGTCAGCATCAGCTCGGGGAAGAGGGCGAGCTGAGCGCCGGCGTCGGCGGCCCTGCGGGCCCAGCCGCGGACCATGTCGGCGTTGCCGGCGATGTCGCCGACCGTCGGGTCGACCTGGCACAGGGCGAGACGCAGGGTGGGCATGACCTCATCTTGCCCCAGCCGGAGGGGCCGAATCCGGCCGGACGCCGGAGACGCCGGAGGCGTAACGTCGGCGTAACGAGCCCGGTGGAGACTGGGCGGTCAGGCCGGGCTCGGCCCGACCGGTGCGGACGTACGTGTCACGAGGGGTGGAAGTGGACCGTCAGCAGGAGTTCGTCCTCCGTACGCTGGAAGAGCGGGACATCCGGTTCGTCCGGCTGTGGTTCACCGACGTGCTCGGCACACTCAAGAGCGTGTCGGTGGCCCCCGCGGAGCTGGAGGCGGCCTTCGAGGAGGGCATCGGCTTCGACGGCTCGGCCATCGAGGGCTTCGCCCGGGTCTTCGAGTCGGACATGGTCGCCATGCCCGACCCGACCACCTTCCAGGTCTTCCCCTTCGAGGGCGGGGTCAGCGGCGAGAGCGCCCGGATGTTCTGCGACATCCTGCTCCCCGACGGCAGCCCGTCCTGGGCCGACCCGCGGCACGTGCTGCGCCGGGCGCTCTCCCGGGCCGCCGAGAAGGGCTTCACCTTCTACACCCATCCGGAGATCGAGTTCTTCCTGCTGGAGAACGGCCCGCAGGACGGCTCGCTGCCGGTCCCGGTGGACACCGGCGGCTACTTCGAGCACACCACCCACGCGGTGGCCCGCGACTTCCGCCGCCAGGCGGTGCTGGCGCTGGAGCGGATCGGCATCTCGGTGGAGTTCAGCCACCACGAGGTGGCCCCCGGCCAGCAGGAGATCGACCTGCGCTACGCCGACGCCCTCACCACCGCCGACAACATCATGACCTTCCGGCACGTGGTGAAGGAGGTCGCCCTCTCCACCGGGGTGCAGGCCAGCTTCATGCCGAAGCCCTTCACCGACCAGCCGGGCAGCGGCATGCACACCCACCTGTCGCTGTTCGAGGGGGAGCGCAACGCGTTCCACGACGCCGGTGACCCGATGAAGCTCTCCAAGGTGGCCAAGTCGTTCATCGCCGGGCTGCTCACCCACGCCCGGGAGTACACCGCCGTCACCAACCAGTGGGTCAACTCCTACAAGCGGCTCTTCCCGCAGGCGCTGCCGGACCGGATCACGGAGAGCCCGGCGTACGTCTGCTGGGGTCACCTGAACCGGTCCGCGCTGGTCCGGGTCCCCGCCTACGGCAAGCCGAACTCGGCCCGGGTCGAGGTCCGCTCGCTGGACTCGGCGACCAACCCCTACCTGGCGTTCGCGGTCATGCTCGGCGCCGGCCTCAAGGGCATCGAGGAGGGCTACGAGCTGCCGCCGGGCGCCGAGGACGACGTCTGGTCGCTGAGCACCGCCGAGCGCCGCGCCATGGGCTATCCGGCGCTGCCGGAGAACCTGGCCGAGGCGATCGACGTGATGGCCGGCTCCGAGCTGGTCGCCGAGGTACTCGGCGAGCACGTCTTCGACTTCTTCCTGCGCAACAAGCGGGCCGAGTGGGAGCAGTACCGCCGCGAGGTCACCCCCTACGAGCGGCAGCGTTACCTGTCGCTCTAGATCACGGTGGTGCGGTGCCGCTATCGTCTGCGGCACCGCCCCCGGCACCCCGCCGGTCGGCGCGGAGGCCGGGGAGGCGTTCGGTGCTGGAGGAGCTGCTCAGCGGGGCCTGGCAGAGCATCGTGTTCGGGGTCGTCGGGGTGGCGCTGATGGCCGCCGGCTTCCTGCTGGTCGACCTGCTCACGCCCGGGAAGCTGCGGGAGCTGATCTGGGTGCGCCGCAACGGCAACGCGGCGCTGCTGCTCGCCGCCAACCAGCTCGGCATCGCCGGCATCGTCTTCACCGCGATCCTCACCAGCTACAGCTCCTTCGGCAAGGGGCTGGCCTCCACGGTGGTCTTCGGTCTGGTCGGCCTGCTCGTCATGGCGCTCGCCTTCTTCGTGCTCGACCTGCTCACCCCCGGCCGACTCGGCGAGATCATCTGCGCCGACGAGCCACACCCCGCGGCCCGGGTCAGCGCCGCCACCCACTTCGGCGCCGCGCTGATCGTCTGCGCCTGCATCGCCTGAGGCGTGTCGTACCCGGGGCATAGCCTCCGGGCGTGAACCGCACCGACCGTCTCTACGCCCTGGTGGAGGAGCTGCGGGCGGTGTCGCCCCGGCCGCGCAGCGCCCGGTGGCTGGCCGGGCGCTTCGAGGTCAGCACCCGCACCATCGAGCGGGACATCACCGCGTTGCAGGGCGCCGGGGTGCCGATCTGGGCCGAGCCGGGCCGCACCGGCGGCTACGTGGTCGACCGCGCCCGCACCCTGCCCCCGGTCAACCTGACGCCGGGCGAGGCGGTGGCCATGGCCGTCGCGCTGCACGGCTTGGATGGCACGCCGTTCGCCCCGGCCGCCGGCGCGGCGCTGCGCAAGCTGGTCGCGGTGATGCCGCCCGCTGACGCCGCCGAGGCGCACCGCCTCGCCGGCCGGGTGCACCTGATCGGCGGCCGGCCGGCAGCCCCCGTCCCGGCCGCCGTGGCCGACGCGGTCGCCGCCCGGCGCGTGCTCCGCCTGCGCTACGCCGATCGCGCGGGCGCGACCTCGGCCCGGGACGTGGAGCCGCTGGCCTACCTGGGCAACGCGACGCACTGGTACCTGGTGGGTTGGTGCCGGCTGCGCAACGGGCTGCGCTGCTTCCGGACCGACCGGATCGTGGCGGTGCGCCCGCTGGCCGAGCCG is part of the Micromonospora halotolerans genome and encodes:
- a CDS encoding histone, translated to MAEAQQATRPAAKRTTAKRTTAGRTTATKASPNASGAGAGRVPAKKAAAKKATARKAVSAARKAPANKAPATKTTAKKAPAKKTTAKKTTTAQKAAAKKTTAAEKTTAARKTTTAAKRTTAKKAPAKKTTAAKKAPAAKKTTAAKKTTAAKKTTAAKKTTAAKKAPAKKTTASTRPAAKRTTAAKKAPAKKATAKKTTAAKKAPAKKTTAAKKTTARKAPARKATA
- a CDS encoding RNB domain-containing ribonuclease, encoding MVIRRVLAPRIDFGALRRELGLPEDFPPAAQREADAAAAAPLPAVADRTDIPFVTVDPATSRDLDQAMHLARRPGGGFRIRYAIADVFTHVRAGGALEAETWRRGQTVYLPDGNVPLHPHTLSEGAASLLPDADRAAVLWTIDLDADGGTVAVTLERARVRSRAKLDYPGVQRDADAGRLPEPIALLPEIGALLTARGLRRGAINLPLPEQDVEPDGDGWRLVLRGPGPMEEHNAQISLLTGMAAADIMLAGRIGLLRTMPPPRPDAVDRLRLAAGPLGVPWPAGATVGEVLAALDASQPRAAAFVDQAAELMRGAAYTAFDGELPEQPEHGGVAAAYAHVTAPLRRLADRYATEVCLALHEGREVPEHVRTALPKLPEVMATTDRTASAATRGAVELAEAVLLAHRVGETFEAAVVDVDEPRPAGNGRPGRPPGGTVALDEPPVRARCTGDLPLGERVRVRLTVADPAERKVAFETA
- the npdG gene encoding NADPH-dependent F420 reductase → MAYDATTLPDVSGLTVGIIGGTGDQGRGLAYRFARAGQTVLIGSRAADRAAQAAAEIAALPGVPAGATVAGADNDEVARRSDVVIIAVPWDGHAAVVGALAGPLAGKIVIDCVNPLGFDKQGPYALTVAEGSAVQQAAGLLPDSRVCAAFNHVSAPLLADPEVDRIDLDVLICTEDRELVGVVAALAARIPGMRGIYAGRLRNAHQIEAFTANLIAINKRYKAHAGIRVTDL
- a CDS encoding VOC family protein → MEWQLVIDCREPSRLVAFWAQALRYRPQPPPDGHPTWRDWYLSVGIPPEELGDGDCLDRLEDPTGAGPLIWFQPVPEPKAVKNRLHIDLKVGGGRAVPLAERRSRVDAEVTRLTALGARVLGSMDDPDDGYYSFQLADPEGNEFCVV
- the panB gene encoding 3-methyl-2-oxobutanoate hydroxymethyltransferase, giving the protein MVESTPTEVTVLYGGPATRRVRTRDLIAAKERGERWAMLTSYDQYTASIFDQAGIPVLLVGDSAANNVFGYETTLPVTAEELLPLVRAVVRATRQSLIVGDLPFGSYEEGPTQALRTAVRFMKEGGCHAVKLEGGRRCAAQIEAIVGAGIPVMAHIGFTPQSEHTLGGYRVQGRGDSAEEVIADARAVAEAGAFAVVLEMVPGEVAKRITAELRIPTVGIGAGPDTDGQVLVWQDMAGLRTGKAPRFVKRYADLAGALTDATRRYADEVRGGQFPAAEHTF
- a CDS encoding NAD+ synthase; translated protein: MPTLRLALCQVDPTVGDIAGNADMVRGWARRAADAGAQLALFPELMLTGYPVEDLVFRRSFVAASRAALHRLAADLAADGLGDLPVLVGYLDADGPPQVSADAEPGRGARNAAALLHRGAVAAVYFKHHLPNYGVFDEDRYFVPGDALTVVRIGGVDVALTICEDLWQAGGPFAVARQAGVGLVLNINGSPYELNKDDIRLPLVRRRAAEAGATVAYVNMVGGQDELVYDGDSMIVDANGTLLARAPQFVEHLLVHDVELPAAREPVGDEEVADDMRIVRTKVSDTLPRGHGDGVAVGGIIAPVADEAEVWQALVLGLRDYVNKNRFPSVVLGLSGGIDSAVVAALAVDALGAKRVVGVSLPSQHSSEHSRADAEELAKRTGLDFRIEPIQPMVDAFLANLSLSGVAVENLQARVRGVILMALSNQEGHLVLTTGNKSELAVGYSTLYGDSVGGYNPVKDVWKTLIWRLAKWRNADAERRGETPPIPENSIGKPPSAELSPGQLDSDSLPEYDVLDPILIGYVDGDLGREGLVASGHDPAVVDRVLRMVDTAEYKRRQSAPGTKISMKAFGRDRRLPVTNRWREDG
- the glnA gene encoding type I glutamate--ammonia ligase → MDRQQEFVLRTLEERDIRFVRLWFTDVLGTLKSVSVAPAELEAAFEEGIGFDGSAIEGFARVFESDMVAMPDPTTFQVFPFEGGVSGESARMFCDILLPDGSPSWADPRHVLRRALSRAAEKGFTFYTHPEIEFFLLENGPQDGSLPVPVDTGGYFEHTTHAVARDFRRQAVLALERIGISVEFSHHEVAPGQQEIDLRYADALTTADNIMTFRHVVKEVALSTGVQASFMPKPFTDQPGSGMHTHLSLFEGERNAFHDAGDPMKLSKVAKSFIAGLLTHAREYTAVTNQWVNSYKRLFPQALPDRITESPAYVCWGHLNRSALVRVPAYGKPNSARVEVRSLDSATNPYLAFAVMLGAGLKGIEEGYELPPGAEDDVWSLSTAERRAMGYPALPENLAEAIDVMAGSELVAEVLGEHVFDFFLRNKRAEWEQYRREVTPYERQRYLSL
- a CDS encoding DUF350 domain-containing protein → MLEELLSGAWQSIVFGVVGVALMAAGFLLVDLLTPGKLRELIWVRRNGNAALLLAANQLGIAGIVFTAILTSYSSFGKGLASTVVFGLVGLLVMALAFFVLDLLTPGRLGEIICADEPHPAARVSAATHFGAALIVCACIA
- a CDS encoding helix-turn-helix transcriptional regulator; this encodes MNRTDRLYALVEELRAVSPRPRSARWLAGRFEVSTRTIERDITALQGAGVPIWAEPGRTGGYVVDRARTLPPVNLTPGEAVAMAVALHGLDGTPFAPAAGAALRKLVAVMPPADAAEAHRLAGRVHLIGGRPAAPVPAAVADAVAARRVLRLRYADRAGATSARDVEPLAYLGNATHWYLVGWCRLRNGLRCFRTDRIVAVRPLAEPVTRELRPEDLDIPAGRLRPLSLV